From a single Planctellipticum variicoloris genomic region:
- a CDS encoding EutN/CcmL family microcompartment protein, whose product MFLARVTGSVVSTQKVDSMIGQKLLIVEPLRVNEQDRKSLTGTGRTFVCVDTVGAGEGEVVLIVQGSSARFTPQTKPLPIDCAIIGIVDLVQVGALGIFDAKHATSGGGAS is encoded by the coding sequence ATGTTCTTAGCCCGCGTCACCGGCAGCGTTGTGTCGACTCAGAAGGTCGACTCCATGATTGGGCAGAAGCTGCTCATCGTGGAGCCGCTGCGCGTGAACGAGCAGGACAGGAAGTCGCTCACAGGGACCGGGAGAACGTTTGTCTGCGTCGACACGGTCGGCGCCGGCGAGGGCGAGGTCGTGCTGATCGTTCAGGGGTCCAGCGCCCGCTTCACGCCTCAGACGAAGCCGCTGCCGATCGACTGCGCAATCATCGGGATCGTCGATCTCGTCCAGGTCGGCGCCCTGGGCATCTTCGACGCCAAGCACGCGACCAGTGGCGGAGGTGCGTCGTGA